In Rubripirellula tenax, the following are encoded in one genomic region:
- a CDS encoding NAD(P)/FAD-dependent oxidoreductase — translation MNRPLPQNVPHVVIVGGGFGGLETARRLKRADVRVTMIDRHNYHLFQPLLYQVATGGLSPANIATPLRSIVRRQANCEVLMGEVIGFDVAQRRLILADDELQYDFLVLAAGATHSYFGRDEWAKFAPGLKTISDAADIRGRIYVAFEAAEREPDPEIRKSLMTFVVVGGGPTGVELAGALAEIARHTLKRDFRHIRPQDARIIIVEAAPRILSHYPDDLCEQAIKKVRSLGIEVMIDTKVTDINDTAVHLSTPNGDTVVRTKTVLWGAGVQANPLGRLLADDAGVTTDRGGRIPVTPTCQIENHNNVFAIGDIAVCLDESGKPLPGLAAVAVQQGAHVASVIKQSITQPGRTLSPFRYSNKGSMATIGRAAAVAQIGSYKTCGWFAWILWLFVHLMLIVQFQNRLLILIQWAWSYATFNRSNRIILGEPALFRKSAKSKTQDTSA, via the coding sequence ATGAATCGACCGCTACCGCAGAACGTTCCTCACGTCGTGATCGTTGGGGGCGGTTTCGGCGGCCTGGAAACGGCGCGGCGATTGAAACGGGCCGACGTTCGCGTCACGATGATCGACCGGCATAATTACCACCTGTTTCAACCGCTGCTTTATCAAGTCGCCACGGGCGGATTGTCGCCCGCCAATATCGCCACTCCGCTTCGGTCGATCGTCCGTCGCCAGGCGAACTGTGAAGTTCTGATGGGCGAAGTCATTGGCTTCGACGTGGCCCAGCGTCGCTTGATTTTGGCCGACGACGAATTGCAATACGATTTTTTGGTGTTGGCAGCCGGGGCGACACACAGCTATTTCGGTCGCGACGAATGGGCCAAGTTTGCACCGGGACTGAAAACGATCTCCGACGCCGCCGACATACGTGGACGGATCTACGTAGCTTTTGAAGCTGCCGAGCGCGAACCGGATCCCGAGATTCGCAAATCACTGATGACGTTCGTCGTCGTCGGTGGCGGTCCGACGGGCGTCGAACTTGCCGGAGCATTGGCCGAGATAGCCCGGCACACCTTGAAACGCGATTTCCGCCACATTCGCCCGCAAGACGCACGAATCATCATCGTGGAAGCTGCGCCAAGGATCCTGTCGCATTACCCCGACGACTTGTGCGAACAGGCAATCAAGAAGGTTCGCTCGCTCGGTATCGAAGTGATGATCGATACTAAAGTCACCGACATCAATGACACGGCGGTGCACCTGAGCACGCCAAATGGCGACACCGTCGTTCGAACGAAAACGGTCCTGTGGGGCGCCGGCGTGCAAGCCAACCCGCTTGGACGTTTGCTTGCCGACGACGCGGGCGTGACGACGGATCGTGGCGGTCGGATTCCAGTCACACCGACTTGCCAAATCGAAAACCACAACAATGTTTTTGCGATCGGCGACATTGCCGTCTGTCTTGACGAATCTGGAAAACCACTTCCGGGTCTTGCGGCCGTCGCGGTCCAGCAAGGCGCCCATGTGGCCAGCGTGATCAAGCAATCGATCACACAGCCCGGCAGAACGCTTTCACCGTTTCGCTACAGCAACAAAGGATCGATGGCAACGATCGGCCGTGCCGCCGCCGTTGCCCAGATTGGCAGTTACAAAACATGTGGCTGGTTCGCATGGATTCTTTGGCTGTTCGTTCACCTGATGTTGATCGTCCAGTTTCAAAATCGATTGTTGATCCTGATTCAATGGGCGTGGAGTTACGCGACGTTCAACCGCAGCAACCGAATCATCCTCGGCGAGCCAGCACTGTTTCGAAAATCTGCAAAGAGCAAGACGCAAGACACGTCGGCGTAG
- a CDS encoding efflux RND transporter periplasmic adaptor subunit, which produces MSATKSESVDKSSPKMKLRQRLGGLKWLGRTLVHALVLIATFIGGIALIGVAQRQGWIRSGVGVVSSQSATGESGETIYTCPMHPQIRQNEPGNCPICAMKLVPAAGSAKHEKARASDERFICPMMCTPPSSEPGRCPVCAMALVKATGGGGGDGQSVMIESAARRLIGIKTASAKFGPVSQTIRTIGSIDYDESKLATISAYVGGRIEKLYANYVGVPVKKDDDLALIYSPDLYSAQVEFLTARNGGGLKRLGGSSDFAELSKQKLIELGFTEDQVNELSKRGQAESRIRLRSPIKGTVINKLAVEGDYLKTGDPVYRIADLSTVWLMLDLYPDDASRIRFGQQVEAEVSSVPGEVFTGRVAFIDPTVSKQTRTVRVRVEMLNADGALRPGDYATARVYVPALRQDRVYDPSLAGKYISPMHPQIIRESPGDCPICGMALIPTSKLGYSSSPLPRQDVVTVPRDAVLMAGENSVVYVETDPGRFEIRRVTVGPMTDNDAIVLEGIAAGETVATGGNFLIDSQMQLAGNPSLMDPSKASTYPPGPLELPEQEAIILTGVAGEQFDRTFQAYFEIQEALAADQTPPPAAVNTLDDAISQLLLLPNVPDEVQSHLQRAQRSVDRLAGSLDQTREGFRPLSHSLLKAANSARGPGTANKLVHMFCPMVPGGGGDWMQPGGELINPYWGSEMLSCGEVVGEIERKRAGETRSQGDADRVSVNVVEGKFIGENEQ; this is translated from the coding sequence ATGAGTGCAACAAAGAGCGAGAGCGTGGACAAATCCAGTCCCAAAATGAAGCTGCGCCAGCGGCTTGGCGGTTTGAAATGGCTTGGCAGGACGCTGGTGCATGCGCTCGTCTTGATCGCCACGTTCATCGGCGGCATCGCTCTGATCGGCGTGGCTCAGCGTCAAGGCTGGATTCGCAGCGGCGTTGGGGTGGTGTCATCGCAGTCGGCGACCGGCGAAAGCGGCGAAACGATTTACACCTGTCCAATGCACCCGCAAATCCGACAAAACGAACCGGGCAACTGTCCGATCTGTGCAATGAAATTGGTTCCGGCGGCCGGTTCTGCTAAGCACGAAAAAGCCCGTGCGTCGGACGAACGGTTCATCTGTCCAATGATGTGTACGCCGCCATCAAGTGAGCCGGGACGTTGTCCGGTGTGTGCAATGGCATTGGTAAAGGCAACCGGTGGCGGCGGTGGAGACGGTCAGTCAGTGATGATTGAATCGGCCGCGCGTCGATTGATCGGAATAAAAACCGCATCGGCAAAGTTCGGTCCCGTCTCGCAAACGATTCGCACCATCGGTTCGATCGACTACGACGAAAGCAAACTCGCGACCATCTCGGCATACGTCGGAGGCCGGATTGAGAAACTGTACGCGAACTATGTTGGCGTGCCGGTTAAAAAAGACGACGATCTGGCGTTGATTTACAGTCCTGATCTTTATTCGGCGCAAGTGGAATTTCTGACCGCACGCAACGGTGGCGGGCTGAAGCGACTTGGCGGCTCCTCGGATTTTGCGGAGCTTTCCAAACAGAAATTAATTGAGCTTGGATTCACGGAAGATCAAGTCAACGAACTGTCTAAGCGTGGACAAGCCGAAAGCCGGATTCGACTGCGTTCGCCCATCAAGGGAACCGTCATCAATAAACTCGCCGTCGAAGGCGACTATTTGAAAACGGGAGACCCGGTCTATCGCATCGCTGATCTTTCGACGGTGTGGTTGATGCTGGATTTGTATCCCGATGACGCTTCGCGGATTCGATTCGGCCAGCAGGTCGAGGCGGAAGTGTCTTCAGTACCCGGTGAGGTGTTCACTGGGCGAGTTGCCTTCATTGATCCCACCGTCAGCAAGCAAACCCGGACGGTTCGCGTTCGTGTGGAAATGCTGAATGCCGATGGTGCTTTGCGTCCTGGCGACTACGCCACGGCGCGCGTCTATGTCCCCGCACTTCGGCAGGACCGCGTTTACGATCCGTCGCTGGCGGGTAAGTACATCAGCCCGATGCACCCACAGATCATTCGCGAAAGTCCCGGTGACTGTCCGATTTGTGGCATGGCACTGATCCCAACATCGAAACTCGGATATTCGTCCAGTCCGCTTCCCAGACAGGACGTCGTCACGGTGCCACGCGACGCTGTTTTGATGGCGGGCGAGAACAGTGTCGTGTACGTCGAAACCGATCCCGGACGTTTTGAGATTCGTCGTGTAACAGTGGGCCCGATGACCGACAATGACGCGATCGTCTTGGAAGGCATCGCCGCCGGTGAGACGGTCGCGACGGGCGGAAATTTCCTGATCGACTCACAAATGCAGCTCGCCGGGAATCCATCGTTGATGGACCCCAGTAAGGCTTCAACGTATCCACCGGGCCCACTCGAATTGCCCGAGCAGGAGGCAATCATCTTGACGGGTGTTGCTGGCGAACAGTTTGACCGCACCTTTCAAGCGTACTTTGAGATCCAAGAGGCACTTGCGGCTGATCAAACGCCGCCACCAGCAGCGGTCAATACGCTCGATGATGCGATTTCCCAACTGCTGTTATTGCCGAACGTTCCGGATGAAGTTCAGTCGCACCTCCAGCGTGCGCAGCGGAGCGTCGATCGGCTTGCGGGATCACTGGACCAGACTCGCGAGGGATTTCGGCCGCTCAGTCATTCGTTGCTCAAGGCCGCCAACTCTGCTCGTGGTCCAGGCACAGCGAACAAACTCGTTCACATGTTTTGCCCAATGGTACCCGGAGGCGGCGGGGACTGGATGCAACCCGGCGGCGAACTCATCAATCCGTATTGGGGCAGCGAAATGCTTTCCTGCGGCGAAGTGGTTGGGGAGATAGAGAGAAAGAGAGCGGGAGAGACACGGAGTCAAGGAGACGCGGACCGCGTGAGCGTGAACGTTGTTGAGGGTAAGTTCATTGGAGAGAACGAGCAATGA
- a CDS encoding metallophosphoesterase, which produces MSRFVAVGDIHGCNKTLAKMLEILDLAPDDTFLSIGDLSSKGEDSRGVHDQLVSLEKRGINVIVLLGNHEAMLLAMQRRAGSNVDLSAFPETIFRGADISCMMRSNETWATLKSYGRDVAETREFWAFRHDDPVEHFKTVAPKLDSEDWRLPQDHLDLLSRCKTHHIARNCLFVHSGILPKYLRMDSAQSAVDSQIDEDARELCWSREWLGQTPGFPELVVHGHTPLCYLYSFVPDTTPWRDSDLVFKSVVHDGALNLDSGVFLESGHLTAVEIPESGRPSEFRFLRVPRLDPVCKDRLSHFNYM; this is translated from the coding sequence ATGAGCCGATTTGTAGCAGTAGGTGACATTCACGGGTGCAACAAGACACTTGCCAAAATGCTTGAGATCCTGGATCTGGCCCCCGACGATACATTTCTGTCAATCGGCGATCTGTCATCCAAAGGTGAGGATTCGCGAGGCGTTCACGATCAACTCGTGAGTCTGGAGAAACGTGGCATCAATGTCATTGTTCTGCTGGGAAACCACGAGGCGATGTTGCTAGCGATGCAGCGGAGGGCCGGTTCAAACGTCGACCTGAGTGCGTTCCCAGAAACGATATTTCGTGGCGCCGACATCAGTTGCATGATGCGAAGTAACGAGACTTGGGCGACACTGAAATCTTATGGTCGCGATGTCGCCGAAACCCGCGAGTTCTGGGCATTTCGGCACGACGATCCCGTTGAGCACTTTAAAACGGTGGCCCCAAAACTCGATAGCGAAGATTGGCGACTTCCACAGGATCACCTTGATCTGTTGAGTCGATGTAAGACTCACCACATCGCACGCAATTGCCTCTTCGTGCATTCGGGAATTCTGCCGAAGTACCTTCGGATGGACAGCGCTCAAAGTGCAGTCGACTCACAGATTGACGAGGACGCGAGGGAACTATGCTGGAGCCGAGAGTGGTTGGGACAAACACCCGGTTTTCCGGAACTGGTTGTGCATGGTCACACGCCGCTTTGCTACCTGTATTCGTTCGTTCCAGACACAACACCTTGGCGCGACAGCGACCTTGTCTTTAAGTCCGTCGTCCACGATGGCGCGCTCAATTTGGATAGCGGCGTCTTTCTTGAATCCGGCCACCTGACCGCGGTGGAGATCCCTGAAAGCGGTCGTCCGTCAGAGTTTCGCTTCCTGCGAGTTCCAAGACTGGATCCGGTTTGCAAGGACCGACTGAGCCACTTCAACTACATGTAG
- a CDS encoding TolC family protein, which produces MTKTALRDPLAPGTLTSNFLTPGLPDFAPRPVATSLSELIATALSSHPSIAAARQKVAAAHYRIPQATALEDPMVGNTFWPIHDQALQTAGGRVGHQFALTQKLPWPAKLDARGVVAAHEVQVAMAGIADKESEITEAVRLAYYELWLATELIRIVDDNTKLVEDLITIAEARYKTGGSQQDILRAELEGDRLAEQSISLCQQQEQSRADLGTLVRMPLEYMPYADIDLDVDEAVPQLDLLVAQAEQCNPTLRGLAAEIARDRAKESLACLQQYPDFQVGLGYSIISDDRDVISPVANGHDNINFTVGVTLPIWRDKINAGISEAAHNRSNTSLLHDAERDRLRGTLRRQVAAAYAAIEQLELFRERLIPRTEQTLEIATADYQGKKADFTDLIATYRELLSLQVQVARSEALLLSTLARIERTVGCQ; this is translated from the coding sequence ATGACAAAAACAGCGCTCCGCGACCCACTCGCTCCCGGCACTCTGACTTCCAACTTCCTGACTCCCGGTCTCCCAGACTTTGCTCCTCGCCCAGTCGCCACTTCACTCTCCGAGCTCATCGCGACAGCGCTCTCATCGCATCCATCCATCGCTGCGGCTCGCCAAAAAGTTGCTGCGGCTCATTATCGCATTCCGCAAGCGACAGCGCTGGAAGACCCGATGGTCGGCAATACTTTTTGGCCGATTCATGACCAAGCCTTGCAAACGGCTGGCGGACGTGTCGGCCATCAGTTCGCTCTCACACAGAAACTGCCTTGGCCTGCCAAACTGGATGCTCGGGGAGTTGTTGCCGCTCACGAAGTCCAAGTGGCGATGGCTGGAATCGCAGACAAGGAAAGCGAAATCACCGAAGCGGTTCGACTCGCCTACTATGAACTCTGGCTCGCCACCGAACTGATTCGCATCGTTGACGACAACACCAAGCTGGTCGAAGATCTGATCACCATTGCCGAAGCTCGTTATAAAACCGGTGGCAGCCAACAAGACATCCTGCGCGCCGAACTCGAAGGCGATCGACTTGCCGAGCAGTCAATCTCGCTATGTCAACAGCAAGAGCAATCCCGCGCTGACCTTGGGACGCTCGTTCGCATGCCGCTCGAATACATGCCCTACGCCGATATCGACTTGGATGTTGATGAAGCCGTACCGCAACTCGACCTGCTTGTCGCCCAAGCCGAGCAATGCAATCCGACGCTACGCGGGCTTGCTGCCGAAATCGCTCGGGATCGCGCGAAAGAATCCTTGGCGTGTTTGCAGCAGTATCCCGACTTTCAGGTCGGGCTTGGCTATTCCATTATCAGCGACGACCGGGACGTCATCAGTCCTGTCGCCAATGGTCACGACAATATCAACTTCACGGTCGGCGTGACGCTGCCGATTTGGCGTGACAAGATCAACGCGGGGATCAGCGAAGCCGCTCACAATCGAAGTAACACGTCGCTGCTGCATGATGCCGAGCGAGATCGCTTGCGCGGAACACTTCGCCGTCAAGTCGCAGCCGCTTATGCCGCGATCGAACAACTCGAACTCTTTCGCGAACGCTTGATTCCCCGCACAGAGCAAACGCTCGAAATCGCCACAGCTGACTACCAGGGCAAGAAAGCCGACTTCACGGACTTGATCGCCACTTACCGCGAACTCTTGTCGCTGCAAGTTCAAGTCGCAAGGTCCGAAGCCCTCTTGCTCAGCACGCTCGCCCGTATCGAACGCACCGTCGGTTGTCAGTAG